One window from the genome of Leucoraja erinacea ecotype New England chromosome 16, Leri_hhj_1, whole genome shotgun sequence encodes:
- the LOC129704540 gene encoding dual specificity tyrosine-phosphorylation-regulated kinase 2-like, giving the protein MNDQFCMGGDQHFQGQELYEENEPTQTARATPNSSLSANDKGFLPTIKLESALQLKSNSSSIKSYDVSTRPKGEPMTAAEAKKHYLHKLTPYEEQEIASYSEIYFVGPNSKKRPGIIGAPNNNSYDDEQGSYLYVPHDHIAYRYEVIKVIGKGSFGQVVKAYDHKLHQYIALKMVRNEKRFHRQAAEEIKILEHLRRQDKDNTMNVIHIYESFSFRNHICMTFELLSMNLYELIKKNKFQGFSLPLVRKFAHSILQCLDALHKSHIIHCDLKPENILLKQQGRSGVKVIDFGSSCYDHQKIYTYIQSRFYRAPEVILGARYGMGIDMWSLGCILAELLTGHPLLPGEDEGDQLACMIELLGMPSKMLLECSKRAKMFISSKGYPRYSSVVMLPDGTVHLNGGRSRRGKNRGPPGQRDWISALKGCDDQSFIDFLKHCLEWDPTLRLTPAQALRHPWLRRRLPKPPTNDKATFVKRMSASPTALMDAVAKLPPTSANIANKLRSNQNNDPNPNMTQRTVLPKLVS; this is encoded by the coding sequence ATGAATGATCAGTTTTGTATGGGAGGTGATCAACACTTCCAAGGTCAAGAGTTATATGAAGAAAATGAGCCAACACAGACAGCACGCGCAACACCAAACAGTAGTCTCAGTGCCAACGACAAAGGTTTCCTGCCTACCATCAAACTGGAGAGCGCTCTCCAACTAAAAAGCAACTCCAGTTCCATTAAATCTTACGATGTCTCGACCAGACCGAAAGGGGAACCTATGACAGCAGCGGAGGCAAAGAAACATTATTTACACAAACTCACACCGTATGAAGAACAGGAGATAGCTAGCTATTCAGAAATCTATTTTGTTGGACCAAATTCTAAAAAGAGACCAGGCATTATTGGAGCACCAAATAATAATAGCTATGATGATGAGCAGGGTTCTTATCTTTATGTGCCACACGATCACATCGCTTATCGATATGAAGTCATCAAGGTAATCGGGAAGGGCAGCTTTGGCCAGGTGGTGAAGGCATACGATCACAAACTCCACCAATACATTGCCTTGAAGATGGTACGGAACGAAAAACGATTCCATAGGCAAGCCGCTGAGGAGATCAAGATACTGGAGCATCTGAGGAGGCAAGACAAGGATAACACCATGAATGTCATCCACATCTATGAGAGTTTTTCCTTCCGCAACCACATTTGTATGACCTTTGAGCTACTCAGCATGAACCTCTACGAACTCATCAAAAAGAACAAGTTCCAAGGATTCAGCCTGCCCCTGGTCCGTAAATTTGCACACTCCATCCTGCAGTGCCTTGATGCCTTGCATAAGAGCCATATCATCCATTGTGACTTGAAGCCTGAGAACATCTTGCTGAAGCAACAGGGCCGGAGTGGAGTTAAGGTGATCGACTTTGGGTCCAGTTGCTATGACCATCAAAAGATTTACACGTACATTCAGTCACGTTTTTACCGAGCTCCTGAAGTGATTCTAGGAGCACGGTATGGGATGGGTATTGACATGTGGAGTTTGGGCTGCATTCTTGCTGAACTGTTGACTGGACATCCACTCTTACCAGGGGAAGACGAGGGAGATCAGCTGGCTTGTATGATAGAATTACTAGGAATGCCGTCGAAAATGCTGCTAGAATGTTCGAAAAGGGCCAAAATGTTCATCAGCTCCAAGGGTTACCCTAGATATTCCTCTGTTGTCATGCTTCCTGATGGGACTGTACATTTGAATGGTGGACGGTCACGGAGAGGAAAGAATCGCGGTCCCCCTGGTCAACGGGACTGGATCAGTGCTCTCAAGGGCTGTGATGACCAATCCTTCATTGACTTCCTGAAACACTGCCTGGAGTGGGATCCCACCTTACGCTTGACACCAGCACAGGCCTTAAGGCACCCTTGGCTGCGAAGACGGCTGCCAAAGCCTCCAACAAATGACAAAGCAACATTTGTGAAACGCATGTCAGCAAGTCCTACTGCCCTCATGGACGCAGTGGCTAAACTACCTCCTACTTCTGCCAACATTGCCAACAAACTGCGATCCAATCAAAATAACGATCCCAATCCCAATATGACTCAGAGGACTGTACTCCCAAAGCTGGTCAGCTGA